The Lathamus discolor isolate bLatDis1 unplaced genomic scaffold, bLatDis1.hap1 Scaffold_170, whole genome shotgun sequence genome has a segment encoding these proteins:
- the LOC136006388 gene encoding uncharacterized protein LOC136006388 produces MGAVGAHPKPTDGSGPRHPGGRPLRAGGGAARGSTTDSAEPRDPAPCSGPGAGANGAVLAPPSPCKRTPSVRGREHPAPSERGPGASGTHPGANATGGERDPGANATMSPVPVQAGPVSRSVTPPATPPRATLRGPGGGPPAPPASLRSPASLRSPPPSTQSGGSSGGG; encoded by the exons ATGGGCGCTGTGGGTGCCCATCCCAAG CCTACTGACGGCAGCGGGCCCCGTCACCCCGGAGGGCGCCCCCTGCGGGCGGGaggcggcgcggcgcggggcAGCACCACGGACAGCGCCGAGCCCCGGGACCCGGCCCCGTGCAGCGGCCCCGGTGCCGGTGCAAACGGGGCCGTGCtcgcccccccctccccgtgcaAACGGACCCCGTCCGTGCGCGGCCGCGAACACCCGGCCCCGAGCGAGCGGGGCCCCGGAGCGAGCGGGACCCATCCCGGGGCAAACGCAACCGGGGGCGAACGCGACCCCGGTGCCAACGCGACGATGTCACCGGTCCCGGTGCAGGCAGGACCCGTGAGCCGCAGCGTGACTCCCCCCGCCACCCCCCCCCGGGCCACCCTGCGCGGTCCTGGGGGGGGTCCCCCCGCACCCCCCGCATCGCTTCGCTCCCCAGCATCGCttcgctcccccccccccagcacccaaagTGGGGGGAGCTCGGGGGGGGGGTGA